In Litoribacterium kuwaitense, one DNA window encodes the following:
- a CDS encoding D-alanyl-D-alanine carboxypeptidase family protein has translation MASMIYKDAEKMNDLSANHVIVIHDKNREVLYEKNSRERMYPSGTTKVLTALTALKMCRLNERITVGDEVLSETKGERLAGLIPGQTYVFMEVLAALLIGSGNDAARALAYHIAKRDLHKGLSYDAGVRYFAWSMNDVAVRSGAVASQFINPHGLFNERHFSTAWDMVHIGHEAHASRVIRNLLKRTSWASERLTLKSRNELVLPDSPFYVPEAESLQSDSSIQQQSCLLSTATSATETVVAAVYDATGHYVWIDAQKVLKQSLNNLKQQEIVV, from the coding sequence ATGGCTTCCATGATTTATAAAGATGCAGAGAAAATGAACGATCTTTCTGCAAACCATGTGATTGTGATTCATGATAAAAACAGAGAAGTACTTTATGAGAAAAATAGTCGTGAGCGTATGTATCCATCAGGAACGACGAAAGTATTAACGGCTTTAACGGCTTTGAAAATGTGTCGCCTAAATGAACGTATTACCGTCGGCGATGAAGTATTAAGTGAGACGAAGGGTGAACGTTTAGCCGGATTAATCCCTGGTCAAACGTATGTATTCATGGAAGTGCTTGCTGCGCTACTCATAGGCTCGGGGAATGATGCTGCGCGTGCGCTTGCGTATCATATCGCGAAAAGAGATCTGCATAAAGGATTGTCTTACGATGCAGGGGTTCGCTATTTTGCCTGGAGCATGAACGATGTCGCTGTTCGATCAGGAGCTGTTGCTTCCCAATTTATTAATCCACACGGGCTATTTAACGAACGTCATTTCTCAACAGCATGGGATATGGTTCATATTGGACACGAAGCTCATGCGTCACGGGTTATACGGAATTTGCTAAAGAGGACGAGCTGGGCATCTGAGCGGCTGACATTAAAAAGTCGAAATGAATTGGTGTTACCAGACAGCCCGTTTTATGTTCCAGAAGCAGAAAGTTTGCAGTCGGACAGTTCCATACAGCAACAGAGCTGCTTGCTCAGCACTGCCACGAGCGCAACGGAGACGGTCGTCGCCGCTGTATACGATGCAACTGGACATTATGTCTGGATCGACGCGCAAAAAGTGTTGAAACAAAGCTTAAACAATCTTAAACAACAAGAGATCGTCGTGTAG
- the ddlA gene encoding D-alanine--D-alanine ligase, with product MSKKKVGIIFGGKSAEHEVSLQSAKNIIDAIDRTKYDVVLLGIDKQGRWQLNEASSFLLHAENPALIQLNQSSYGVAMVPGRSSEQFVATQSGDPLDQLDVIFPIVHGTLGEDGSLQGLLRMANLPYVGPNVLSSAICMDKDIAKRLLQAADLPVARGLSFTKARQDAIDFTTVKETLGLPVFIKPANQGSSVGVSKATCEESFFKAVEDAFQYDTKIVVEEEIIGREIEVAVLGNEHPEASLPGEILPQSGFYSYESKYIDDEGARLELPASLAEKEVKDIQKLALDAFQTLQCEGLARVDFFLKPDGQWVINEVNTLPGFTQISMYPKLWEISGLSYTALIDQLLELAIERYERETQLKSSIY from the coding sequence TTGTCAAAAAAGAAAGTCGGTATTATCTTCGGAGGGAAATCTGCTGAACACGAGGTGTCTCTCCAATCAGCTAAAAATATTATAGACGCCATCGACCGCACTAAATATGACGTGGTCTTACTCGGGATAGACAAACAAGGACGTTGGCAGTTAAATGAAGCTTCTTCCTTTTTGTTGCATGCTGAAAATCCGGCGCTAATTCAGCTCAATCAATCATCTTATGGCGTCGCCATGGTTCCTGGACGCTCATCCGAACAATTTGTAGCGACCCAATCTGGAGATCCCCTTGATCAACTCGACGTCATTTTCCCGATTGTGCATGGTACGCTTGGTGAAGATGGAAGCCTGCAAGGACTGCTGCGCATGGCAAACCTTCCGTACGTAGGACCAAATGTATTAAGCTCGGCCATCTGTATGGATAAAGATATTGCCAAACGTTTGCTTCAAGCCGCTGATCTTCCTGTTGCGCGGGGTCTTTCCTTTACAAAGGCAAGACAAGATGCTATCGATTTTACAACAGTGAAGGAAACACTTGGTCTTCCGGTCTTTATTAAACCCGCCAACCAAGGATCGTCCGTCGGTGTCAGCAAAGCAACTTGTGAAGAAAGCTTTTTTAAAGCGGTCGAGGATGCTTTTCAGTATGATACAAAAATTGTTGTGGAAGAAGAGATTATCGGACGCGAAATCGAAGTAGCCGTTCTCGGAAACGAACATCCAGAGGCCTCTCTCCCAGGAGAAATTTTACCGCAAAGCGGGTTTTATTCGTATGAGTCGAAGTACATTGACGATGAGGGGGCACGGCTTGAATTGCCAGCTTCTTTAGCTGAAAAAGAGGTTAAGGATATACAAAAACTTGCGCTGGACGCCTTTCAGACGCTTCAGTGTGAAGGCTTGGCTCGCGTCGATTTCTTTCTCAAGCCTGATGGTCAATGGGTGATCAATGAAGTGAATACACTTCCAGGCTTTACACAAATCAGTATGTATCCAAAACTGTGGGAAATTAGCGGTCTTTCTTACACAGCCCTGATTGACCAGCTCCTTGAGCTAGCAATCGAGCGCTACGAACGAGAAACGCAGTTAAAAAGCTCGATCTACTAA
- a CDS encoding GNAT family N-acetyltransferase: MKAGYGFRDERMTLGMDQFIGEPNYWDRGIGQAFMNFMLKRLTKEFGTFRVVVDPRIQNQRAIACYLKSGFTKRKELPQHELHEGVWEDCVLMSVEV; encoded by the coding sequence ATGAAGGCCGGTTATGGTTTTCGGGATGAACGGATGACTCTAGGGATGGACCAGTTTATTGGCGAGCCCAATTATTGGGATCGGGGGATTGGACAAGCGTTTATGAATTTCATGTTAAAACGGTTGACTAAGGAATTTGGCACGTTTCGGGTGGTCGTTGACCCTCGGATACAAAATCAACGAGCGATTGCGTGTTATTTAAAAAGCGGTTTTACGAAAAGGAAAGAGTTACCACAGCATGAGTTGCATGAAGGTGTTTGGGAAGATTGTGTGCTGATGTCTGTAGAGGTGTAA
- a CDS encoding GNAT family N-acetyltransferase: MTICADDIDIRPLQTVDIPKMSKWLQNPSLLQYYEGRDRPHDESLVQHRFFRKEKTKRRFIILFRHEPIGYCQVYQLEMI, encoded by the coding sequence ATGACGATTTGTGCTGACGACATAGACATTCGTCCTCTGCAGACAGTAGATATCCCAAAAATGTCCAAATGGCTGCAAAATCCAAGCCTGTTACAGTATTATGAGGGGAGAGACCGTCCGCATGACGAGTCACTCGTCCAACACCGCTTTTTTCGCAAAGAAAAGACGAAGCGAAGATTCATTATTCTTTTTCGCCATGAGCCGATCGGCTACTGTCAAGTTTATCAGCTGGAAATGATATGA
- a CDS encoding Hsp20/alpha crystallin family protein, with protein MKPIRRMHADNQPIRRIKNELDGLFERFFDDPFFTANPLSNEKSEGVFACNIKEKKDRYVIEAQIPGIDPDDVEIEIENNIITMKGEKKQYNETEESDTEMRVIEHSYGSFQRSFSLPENADTERIRADQKNSILYIDIPKHKESTKRRIRIGKIKMRNGL; from the coding sequence ATGAAACCGATTCGTCGCATGCATGCAGACAACCAGCCAATAAGACGTATTAAAAACGAGCTAGACGGATTGTTTGAACGATTTTTTGACGATCCTTTCTTCACAGCGAACCCTTTGTCAAATGAAAAAAGTGAAGGAGTGTTCGCTTGCAACATTAAAGAAAAAAAGGATCGCTACGTCATCGAAGCACAAATCCCTGGAATTGATCCTGATGATGTCGAGATTGAAATTGAGAACAACATCATCACGATGAAGGGGGAGAAAAAGCAGTACAACGAAACCGAGGAAAGTGACACAGAGATGCGTGTCATTGAGCATAGCTATGGCTCATTTCAGCGCTCTTTCAGTCTGCCGGAAAATGCAGATACTGAGCGCATTCGTGCAGACCAGAAAAACAGCATTCTGTATATTGACATCCCGAAGCATAAAGAGAGTACGAAGCGTCGCATTCGAATTGGAAAAATTAAAATGCGAAACGGTCTGTAG
- a CDS encoding ABC transporter permease, whose product MNKFWTTARFTFTKHAKTKSYVATTIIASLFIVFMLNIDLVISLFNDDAPETVAVQTDSDELYGDVKQALNDIDAAMTLERFAGSTDEAKAAVQDGTYSGFLQMDIAEGLPQASYLQKEQTSSPTAESLNQALQQVKESYALNEAGLNEEILEAIKAPVAFERNWMEQPAQTGEEMFQARALVYVLIFVIYFSVIMYGNMIATEVATEKSSRVMEILISSVSPVTQMFAKIIGIALLGLMQFAIIGSIAFASMQLRSAGSEEESVVMDLLGLNEVPVDTLLYLLLFFLLGYLFYATLAAMLGSLVSSLEEVNQAVAPVNYVLILAFFIAMSGLSAPEEPLVTIASFIPPFTPVIMFLRVGLLDVPLIEVLLGIGLLVASIIALAFFGGRVYRGGVLMYSGRSGIFKDIKKALRMNRS is encoded by the coding sequence ATGAATAAATTTTGGACGACCGCTCGCTTCACCTTTACGAAGCATGCCAAAACGAAATCGTATGTAGCAACGACGATAATCGCATCATTGTTCATTGTTTTTATGCTTAATATTGACCTAGTGATATCATTATTTAATGATGACGCGCCAGAGACTGTGGCTGTACAGACCGATTCTGACGAACTCTACGGTGATGTAAAACAAGCGCTTAATGACATTGACGCTGCGATGACACTTGAAAGATTTGCAGGAAGTACAGATGAAGCCAAAGCAGCAGTTCAAGACGGAACATACAGCGGTTTTCTACAAATGGATATTGCTGAAGGGTTACCGCAAGCGTCGTATTTACAAAAAGAACAAACCTCAAGTCCAACAGCAGAATCACTCAATCAAGCCTTGCAGCAAGTCAAGGAGTCGTATGCATTAAACGAGGCGGGGTTAAATGAAGAGATTCTTGAAGCGATAAAAGCGCCGGTCGCGTTTGAAAGAAATTGGATGGAACAGCCCGCGCAAACAGGAGAAGAAATGTTTCAAGCGCGCGCCCTTGTGTATGTACTTATTTTTGTCATTTATTTCTCGGTCATTATGTACGGGAATATGATTGCAACAGAAGTGGCTACGGAGAAATCTTCACGTGTGATGGAAATTCTCATTTCGAGCGTGTCACCCGTCACACAAATGTTTGCTAAAATTATCGGGATTGCGTTATTAGGTCTTATGCAGTTTGCAATCATCGGCTCGATTGCCTTCGCTTCGATGCAATTAAGGTCTGCGGGCAGTGAAGAGGAGTCAGTCGTCATGGATCTTCTCGGCTTAAACGAGGTTCCTGTCGATACGTTGCTTTACCTGTTACTTTTCTTTCTTCTCGGCTATCTTTTTTATGCGACGCTTGCGGCGATGCTTGGCAGTCTCGTCAGTAGCCTTGAAGAAGTCAATCAAGCTGTCGCGCCAGTGAATTACGTCCTCATCTTGGCATTCTTCATCGCAATGTCAGGTTTGAGTGCACCGGAAGAGCCTTTAGTGACGATCGCATCCTTTATTCCACCTTTCACGCCGGTCATTATGTTTTTGCGTGTCGGATTGCTCGACGTACCGCTTATTGAAGTTTTGTTAGGTATCGGGCTGTTGGTAGCGTCTATTATCGCGCTTGCCTTCTTTGGTGGACGCGTCTATCGAGGAGGCGTTCTCATGTATTCTGGTCGCTCCGGTATTTTTAAAGATATTAAGAAAGCCTTACGCATGAATCGATCATAA